Proteins co-encoded in one Setaria viridis chromosome 9, Setaria_viridis_v4.0, whole genome shotgun sequence genomic window:
- the LOC117838935 gene encoding transcription factor MYC2, which produces MNLWTDDNASMMEAFMASADLPAFPWGAPAGGGASSAAATPPPPQMPAAMAPGFNQDTLQQRLQAMIEGSRETWTYAIFWQSSVDAATGASLLGWGDGYYKGCDEDKRKQKPLTPAAQAEQEHRKRVLRELNSLISGAAAAPDEAVEEEVTDTEWFFLVSMTQSFLNGSGLPGQALFAGQPTWIASGLSSAPCERARQAYNFGLRTMVCVPVGTGVLELGSTDVVFQTAESMAKIRSLFGGGGGTGGGSWPPVQPPAPPPQQPAAGADQAETDPSVLWLADAPVMDIKESLSHPSAEISVSKPPPPPQIHFENGSSSTLTENPSPSVHAPPPPPAPAAAPPQRQHQHNQAHQGPFRRELNFSEFASNPSMAAAPPFFKPESGEILSFGADSNGRRNPSPAPPAATASLTTAPGSLFSQHTATLTAAPANDTKNNNNKRSMEATSRASNTNYHPAATANEGMLSFSSAPTTRPSTGTGAPAKSESDHSDLDASVREVESSRVVAPPPEAEKRPRKRGRKPANGREEPLNHVEAERQRREKLNQRFYALRAVVPNVSKMDKASLLGDAISYINELRGKLTSLESDKDTLHAQIEALKKERDARPAPHAAGLGGHDAGPRCHAVEIDAKILGLEAMIRVQCHKRNHPSARLMTALRELDLDVYHASVSVVKDLMIQQVAVKMASRVYSQEQLNAALYSRLAEPGTAMGR; this is translated from the coding sequence ATGAACCTGTGGACGGACGACAACGCCTCCATGATGGAGGCCTTCATGGCCTCCGCCGACCTCCCCGCCTTCCCTTGGGGTGCGCCGGCAGGGGGCGGCgcctcgtcggccgccgccacgccgccgccgccgcagatgccggcggcgatggcgccgggGTTCAACCAGGACACGCTGCAGCAGCGCCTGCAGGCCATGATTGAGGGCTCCAGGGAGACCTGGACCTACGCCATCTTCTGGCAGTCCTccgtcgacgccgccaccggcgcctcGCTGCTCGGCTGGGGGGACGGCTACTACAAGGGCTGCGACGAGGACAAGCGCAAGCAGAAGCCGCTCACCCCCGCCGCCCAGGCCGAGCAGGAGCACCGCAAGCGCGTGCTCCGCGAGCTCAATTCACTcatctccggcgccgccgcggcccccgaCGAGGCCGTCGAGGAGGAGGTCACCGACACCGAGTGGTTCTTCCTCGTCTCCATGACGCAGTCGTTCCTCAACGGCTCGGGCCTCCCCGGGCAGGCGCTCTTCGCCGGGCAGCCCACCTGGATCGCCTCCGGCCTCTCCTCCGCGCCGTGCGAGCGCGCGCGCCAGGCCTACAACTTCGGCCTCCGCACCATGGTCTGCGTCCCCGTCGGCACGGGGGTGCTCGAGCTCGGCTCCACCGACGTCGTCTTCCAGACCGCCGAGAGCATGGCTAAGATCCGCTCGCTCtttgggggcggaggcggaacgGGGGGCGGCTCGTGGCCGCCCGTGcagcctccggcgccgccgccgcagcagcccgcGGCCGGAGCGGACCAGGCGGAGACGGACCCCTCCGTGCTCTGGCTCGCCGACGCGCCGGTCATGGACATCAAGGAATCCCTGTCGCACCCGTCGGCCGAGATCTCTGTCTCCaagccgcccccgccgccgcagatCCACTTCGAGAACGGTAGCTCGAGCACCCTCACGGAGAACCCGAGCCCCTCCGTGCAcgcgccccctcccccgccggcgccggctgccgCGCCCCCTCAGCGGCAGCACCAGCACAACCAGGCTCACCAGGGCCCCTTCCGCCGGGAGCTCAATTTCTCCGAGTTCGCGTCCAATCCCTCCATGGCAGCGGCCCCGCCGTTCTTCAAGCCCGAGTCCGGGGAGATCCTCAGCTTCGGCGCCGACAGCAACGGCCGGAGGAACCCGTCGCCagcgccccccgccgccacAGCCAGCCTCACCACCGCGCCCGGGAGCCTCTTCTCGCAGCACACGGCGACCCTGACGGCCGCCCCGGCGAACGACacgaagaacaacaacaacaagcgTTCGATGGAGGCCACCTCTCGCGCCAGCAACACCAACTACcacccggcggcgacggcgaacgAGGGCATGCTATCCTTCTCGTCTGCGCCGACGACGCGACCGTCGACGGGGACCGGCGCGCCGGCCAAGTCGGAGTCGGACCACTCGGACCTGGACGCCTCGGTGCGCGAGGTGGAGAGCAGCCgcgtggtggcgccgccgccggaggcggaGAAGCGGCCGCGCAAGCGTGGGCGGAAGCCGGCGAACGGGCGCGAGGAGCCGCTGAACCACgtggaggcggagcggcagcggcgcgagAAGCTGAACCAGCGCTTCTACGCGCTGCGCGCCGTGGTGCCCAACGTGTCCAAGATGGACAAGGCGTCGCTGCTCGGCGACGCCATCTCCTACATCAACGAGCTCCGCGGCAAGCTGACGTCGCTGGAGTCCGACAAGGACACGCTGCACGCCCAGATCGAGGCGCTCAAGAAGGAGCGCGACGCGCGGCcggccccgcacgccgccgggCTCGGCGGCCACGACGCCGGGCCGCGGTGCCACGCCGTGGAGATCGACGCCAAGATCCTGGGGCTGGAGGCCATGATCCGCGTGCAGTGCCACAAGCGCAACCACCCGTCGGCGCGGCTCATGACGGCGCTGCGCGAGCTGGACCTCGACGTCTACCACGCCAGCGTCTCCGTCGTCAAGGACCTCATGATCCAGCAGGTCGCCGTCAAGATGGCCAGCCGCGTGTACTCGCAGGAGCAGCTCAACGCCGCCCTCTACAGCCGCCTCGCCGAGCCCGGCACCGCCATGGGCAGGTAA